A genomic segment from Aspergillus puulaauensis MK2 DNA, chromosome 1, nearly complete sequence encodes:
- a CDS encoding KilA-N domain-containing protein (COG:S;~EggNog:ENOG410PJ33;~InterPro:IPR003163,IPR036887,IPR018004,IPR037548;~TransMembrane:1 (i405-422o);~go_component: GO:1990862 - nuclear membrane complex Bqt3-Bqt4 [Evidence IEA];~go_function: GO:0003677 - DNA binding [Evidence IEA];~go_process: GO:0070197 - meiotic attachment of telomere to nuclear envelope [Evidence IEA]) — protein sequence MVRSLPKKNNPLVIPDAAPAYEELLTRRRLGKTNLAVKPTQIGTSNATKPENLGPFEYAHLRAPLPRDLKGSEIFPSHSPQQHPETYFLMRRSKDGFVSATGMFKIAFPWAKLEEERSEREYLKAREETSEDEIAGNVWISPVLALELAAEYQMYDWVRALLDPTDIVQSPSSAKKQITPPPKFDLPPIQAPEALVPSSRSRSRRSASPSKKAGTPRKTRQTKAQKEAATAATNEANATLQSALDDTVSNADGEVNGDVLPSVEEIREEVEVSPLKGKKTTAKTKRNAAPEDEEDKVKIDIKSDATEGTGVQTAQTTISVEMPISLPEAPSAEETQEMIAKAKEMVKDAVKLQEEPAQSSAAAKKRGADEAELSEEEDEETKKLRTKRAKVLEEKLKRERVRNRALVGVSAAFALAASIPYFF from the exons CGGCACCTGCCT ATGAAGAACTGCTCACGCGCCGCCGATTGGGAAAGACCAATCTTGCCGTGAAGCCAACCCAGATTGGCACCTCAAATGCGACTAAGCCGGAAAATCTTGGACCATTTGAGTATGCTCATTTGCGCGCACCTCTCCCTAGGGATTTGAAGGGGTCTGAGATTTTCCCGTCACACTctccccaacaacatccagagACATATTTCCTAATG CGACGGAGCAAAGATGGTTTTGTGAGTGCAACTGGGATGTTTAAAATTGCCTTCCCTTGGGccaagctggaagaggagcgaTCGGAACGCGAATACCTCAAGGCGCGGGAAGAAACTAGTGAAGACGAAATCGCCGGAAATGTTTGGATTTCCCCAGTACTAG CCCTCGAGCTGGCGGCGGAATATCAAATGTACGATTGGGTCCGCGCCCTACTTGATCCCACGGATATTGTCCAGAGCCCATCTAGCGCAAAGAAGCAGATTACACCTCCGCCCAAATTCGATCTGCCACCAATCCAAGCTCCAGAGGCGCTCGTCCCTTCATCTCGTTCGAGAAGTCGTCGATCCGCGTCCCCTAGCAAGAAGGCCGGCACGCCGCGCAAGACCAGGCAGACTAAAGCGCAGAAAGAAGCCGCCACAGCCGCCACTAACGAGGCCAATGCGACGCTTCAGAGTGCTCTGGATGACACAGTTTCAAATGCGGATGGTGAAGTAAATGGAGACGTTTTGCCTAGTGTGGAAGAAATTAGGGAAGAGGTGGAGGTTTCGCCtctgaagggaaagaagacgacggcgaagacgaagagaaaTGCTGCtccagaggacgaggaagataaGGTCAAGATTGATATCAAGTCCGATGCTACTGAAGGAACTGGTGTTCAAACGGCTCAGACCACCATCTCTGTCGAAATGCCTATTTCCCTGCCAGAGGCTCCTTCCGCTGAAGAGACCCAAGAGATGATTGCAAAGGCCAAGGAAATGGTCAAGGACGCCGTTAAGCTCCAAGAGGAACCCGCGCAGTCATCGGCAGCCGCCAAGAAGCGTGGTGCCGACGAGGCAGAGCTtagtgaggaggaagatgaggagacCAAGAAATTACGGACGAAGCGTGCGAAGGTTCTTGAGGAGAAGCTAAAACGCGAGCGAGTCCGTAACCGTGCTTTGGTCGGTGTCTCCGCGGCGTTTGCCTTGGC TGCGTCAATTCCCTATTTCTTCTAG
- the CLP1 gene encoding cleavage polyadenylation factor subunit CLP1 (COG:A;~EggNog:ENOG410PK9E;~InterPro:IPR010655,IPR027417,IPR038238,IPR038239, IPR032319,IPR028606,IPR032324;~PFAM:PF06807,PF16575,PF16573;~go_component: GO:0005849 - mRNA cleavage factor complex [Evidence IEA];~go_process: GO:0031124 - mRNA 3'-end processing [Evidence IEA]), whose amino-acid sequence MSLPGLELTQPSAEREFAPAPPSQINLTPGSEWRFEIAFETTVRVKLLTGTAELFGTELAPSQTYTFSGTKAAVYTWHGCTLEVSAGDAVLGMDGMTATTTPAGGRGGFGAGGCQSEYTAEETPMVEYTNVHFALEGLRAEAKASGKDGPRVLILGPEDAGKTSLSKILTGYAVKVGREPIVVNLDPTEGMLSVPGTMTATAFRAMLDVEEGWGNSPMSGPSAVPVKLPLVYFYPMSNPLEAEGTVFRPIVSRLALSVMGRMAEDEDARETGIIVDTPGILSQSRAGALEMINHIVTEFSITTILVIGSERLYSLMMKNYDNKPSSSAAAAALDERISVVKLSKSGGCVDRDAAFMKAVRESQIRTYFFGNPVPSTASAALSISSSSTTNVTLSPHAQQLDFNSLSLYNYTTSSADDDQNDDDDYDPAQLTTGESFLPGDNEAENASSIPGTNPATNESSSGTAVGNSLVPLKKVLPPAPSALANTLLAITHCPPTSSPGEIRDASTMGFLYVADVDSERGKIRVLAPAGGRLPSRAIVWGKKWPAEVVGLVG is encoded by the exons ATGTCTCTCCCGGGTCTAGAGCTCACGCAGCCCTCCGCGGAAAGGGAGTTCGCTCCCGCGCCGCCATCCCAAATCAACCTCACCCCAGGCTCAGAGTGGAGATTTGAGATAGCCTTTGAGACCACAGTCCGAGTAAAG CTCCTAACAGGCACCGCAGAGCTCTTCGGCACCGAACTCGCCCCGTCACAAACCTATACGTTCTCCGGCACGAAAGCCGCAGTCTACACATGGCACGGATGTACACTTGAAGTCAGCGCCGGGGATGCAGTcttggggatggatgggatgacCGCTACGACCACGCCCGCCGGTGGGCGAGGCGGATTCGGTGCGGGAGGATGCCAGAGCGAATACACGGCCGAGGAGACGCCAATGGTAGAGTACACGAATGTGCATTTTGCACTGGAGGGACTACGAGCTGAAGCGAAAGCGAGCGGGAAGGACGGACCGCGTGTTTTGATTCTCGGCCCCGAGGATGCGGGGAAGACGAGTCTGTCGAAGATTCTGACGGGGTATGCGGTGAAGGTTGGGCGCGAGCCGATTGTTGTGAATCTGGACCCGACGGAGGGCATGCTGAGTGTTCCGGGGACAatgacggcgacggcgttCCGCGCAATGTTagatgttgaggaaggaTGGGGGAATAGTCCCATGTCTGGACCGAGTGCGGTGCCAGTGAAGTTGCCGCTGGTGTATTTCTATCCGATGTCCAATCCGTTGGAGGCTGAGGGGACGGTGTTTCGCCCTATTGTGTCGAGGTTGGCATTGTCGGTTATGGGAAGGatggcggaggatgaggatgcgaGGGAGACAGGCATCATTGTTGATACGCCAGGGATCCTGAGCCAGAGCCGGGCGGGGGCTTTGGAGATGATTAACCATATTGTAACGGAGTTTTCGA TTACGACAATTTTGGTTATAGGCTCGGAACGACTGTACAGTCTTATGATGAAGAACTACGATAATAAGCCGTCGTCgagtgcagctgctgcagcgtTGGACGAACGTATTTCGGTCGTGAAGCTCTCAAAGTCTGGTGGGTGCGTTGACCGCGACGCTGCATTCATGAAGGCTGTGCGAGAATCTCAAATCCGTACATACTTCTTCGGCAATCCGGTCCCTTCTACAGCCTCAGCGGCATTATCcatttcctcatcgtcgacaaCCAACGTTACATTATCACCGCACGCGCAACAGCTAGACTTCAACTCCCTGTCTCTCTACAACTACACTACCTCGTCTGCCGATGACGACCaaaacgacgacgacgattaTGATCCAGCACAGCTGACAACTGGAGAATCCTTCCTCCCGGGAGACAACGAGGCCGAGAACGCATCTTCAATCCCCGGAACCAACCCCGCAACCAATGAAAGTTCATCCGGTACCGCGGTCGGTAACTCGCTGGTACCGTTGAAAAAGGTCCTACCGCCTGCACCCTCTGCGCTCGCCAATACCCTTCTTGCTATCACACATTGCCCACCAACCAGCAGCCCCGGTGAGATCCGCGATGCGAGTACCATGGGGTTCCTCTATGTTGCAGATGTCGACAGCGAGCGAGGGAAGATCAGGGTTCTCGCTCCAGCGGGGGGACGGCTCCCTTCACGAGCGATCGTCTGGGGAAAAAAATGGCCCGCGGAAGTGGTAGGGCTAGTTGGATAG
- a CDS encoding chitin deacetylase CDA4 (CAZy:CE4;~COG:G;~EggNog:ENOG410PIQC;~InterPro:IPR002509,IPR011330;~PFAM:PF01522;~go_function: GO:0003824 - catalytic activity [Evidence IEA];~go_function: GO:0016810 - hydrolase activity, acting on carbon-nitrogen (but not peptide) bonds [Evidence IEA];~go_process: GO:0005975 - carbohydrate metabolic process [Evidence IEA]) — MFFCYRSYRHSRRKRQRLLTLALPVLAFLTLTLPFYIIYKPPQFVVSYLAHRYPDILWHVPNLKPGTQPIVALTVDDAPTRYTSRILDLLRENDAHATFFLIGDHIPGNEVLMRDAVNEGNELANHAMFDERSKDRSDQELEAQIQAVQSRIQRIYAMAGRQAEAHDEVKLDDIEQDSLFASGAGVGPGSSSGSGQSSKQSRGIENSEGQGLSEVGESIPAVPGGPGRYFRPGSGVFSDRMRALVQRLGFRLVLGSVYPHDPQISVPWVNAAHVLSMVRPGSIIIVHDRRPWTVPMLSIVLPELKKRGYRVGTVSDLLKEGVAS, encoded by the coding sequence ATGTTCTTCTGCTACCGCTCGTACCGGCACTCCCGACGAAAACGCCAGCGCCTCCTAACACTCGCCCTTCCCGTACTCGccttcctcaccctcaccctcccgTTCTACATCATCTACAAGCCCCCTCAATTCGTCGTCTCCTACTTGGCCCACAGATACCCCGACATCCTCTGGCATGTTCCGAACCTCAAGCCGGGCACCCAGCCAATCGTCGCCTTAACAGTCGATGACGCTCCCACCCGATACACCTCACgcatcctcgacctcctccgTGAGAACGACGCGCACGCAACTTTCTTTTTAATCGGCGACCACATCCCAGGCAACGAGGTTTTAATGCGTGATGCCGTGAATGAGGGCAACGAACTCGCGAACCACGCTATGTTCGACGAGCGGTCCAAAGATCGAAGCGACCAGGAACTCGAGGCCCAGATCCAGGCTGTGCAGAGTCGGATCCAACGGATATACGCCATGGCCGGCCGCCAGGCTGAAGCGCACGACGAAGTGAAACTAGACGATATTGAGCAGGACTCGCTTTTCGCGTCTGGTGCGGGTGTTGGACCTGGGTctagctctggctctggacaATCTTCGAAACAATCGCGCGGCATCGAGAATTCAGAAGGACAGGGATTGAGTGAAGTCGGCGAGAGTATTCCGGCGGTCCCCGGCGGTCCCGGACGGTACTTCAGGCCTGGTTCTGGGGTGTTTTCGGATCGGATGAGAGCGCTTGTTCAGCGGTTGGGATTCCGCCTTGTGCTTGGGAGCGTGTACCCGCATGATCCGCAGATCAGTGTTCCGTGGGTGAACGCGGCACACGTACTGAGTATGGTCAGACCCGGAAGTATTATCATTGTGCATGATCGGAGGCCCTGGACGGTGCCGATGCTGTCGATTGTTTTGCCGGAGTTAAAGAAGAGAGGTTATAGAGTTGGTACGGTATCGGATTTGCTTAAAGAGGGTGTGGCTTCTTAG